The Athene noctua chromosome 13, bAthNoc1.hap1.1, whole genome shotgun sequence genome has a segment encoding these proteins:
- the IREB2 gene encoding iron-responsive element-binding protein 2, which translates to MDPVRPGSPYQPVIEALGNYPQKKFYNVSKLGGAKYDTLPYSIRVLFESSIRNCDGFLVKETDAMNILDWKTKQNNVEVPFCPARVVLQDFTGIPAMVDFAAMREAVRSAGGDPVKVNPACPTDLTVDHSLQIDFSKCAIQNAPNPGGGDPQKPMAKLSPLKAQPRKLPCRGQTGCKGPCSAGDSGRHSGQFSAQIENTPILCPFHLQPVPEPETVLKNQEMEFGRNRERLQFFKWSSKVFKNISVIPPETGMAHQVNLEYLSRVVFEVKDFLYPDSVVGTDSHTTMVNGLGILGWGVGGIETEAVMLGMPVTLTLPEVVGCELTGTASPLATSIDIVVSITKHLKQADVAGKFVEFFGSGVSQLSVADRTTIANMCPEYGAILSFFPVDNVTLKHLKHTGFDKAKLEVMEAYLKAVKLFRNDESSSREPEYSQVVQISLSSIIPYVSGPKRSQDRVAVNNMKSDFQACLNEKSGVKGFQIAAEKQNDVVPVQYEGNEYKLSHGCIVIAAVISCTNNCNPSVMLAAGLLAKKAVEAGLAVKPYIRTSLSPGSGMVTHYLSSSGVLPYLSKLGFEVVGYGCSTCVGNTAPLPEAIRNAIKQGDIIACGVLSGTKNFEGRLCDCVRANYLASPPLVVAYAIAGTVRIDFETEPLGTGFNGKSIYLRDIWPTRKELHTVEEECVISSMFKELKEKMEKGNKRWNLLEAPESTLFPWDLKSTYIRCPSFFDKLAKEPVSPQPIENAHVLLYLGDSVTTDHISPAGSIARSSAAAKYLTNKGLTPREFNSYGARRGNDAVMTRGTFANIKLLNKFIGKPAPKTIHFPSGQTLDVFEAAELYQREGTPVIILAGKKYGLGSSRDWAAKGPFLLGVKAVLAESYEKVHRSQLIGIGIAPLQFLPGENPSALGLTGREQFSILFPPELSPGMTLDIKTSTGKVFSVIALFENDMEITLYKYGGSLNFVARRFL; encoded by the exons TGGAATTCCAGCAATGGTGGATTTTGCTGCCATGAGGGAAGCTGTGAGGAGTGCTGGAGGAGATCCTGTGAAAGTCAATCCTGCCTGCCCAACTGATCTCACTGTTGACCATTCTCTGCAGATTGATTTCAGCAAATG TGCAATACAGAATGCTCCAAACCCTGGAGGTGGTGATCCGCAGAAGCCGATGGCAAAGCTTTCTCCACTCAAGGCACAGCCTCGGAAGCTGCCTTGTAGGGGGCAAACTGGCTGCAAGGGGCCGTGTAGCGCTGGAGATTCGGGTCGCCACTCAGGACAATTTTCTGCGCAGATTGAGAACACACCTATCCTCTGTCCTTTCCATCTGCAGCCGGTGCCTGA GCCTGAGACAGTATTGAAAAATCAAGAGATGGAATTTGGCAGAAATAGAGAGAGGCTTCAATTTTTTAAG TGGAGTTCCAAGGTTTTCAAGAATATTTCTGTAATTCCACCCGAGACTGGAATGGCGCACCAAGTGAACTTGGAATATTTGTCAAGAGTTGTGTTTGAAGTTAAAGATTTCCTCTATCCAGATAGCGTGGTTGGCACAGATTCTCATACAACCATGGTAAATGGCTTGGGTATCTTGGGCTGGG GTGTTGGGGGGATTGAAACAGAAGCAGTGATGCTGGGGATGCCAGTGACTCTCACCTTGCCTGAGGTGGTTGGGTGTGAACTGACAGGCACAGCCAGCCCCCTTGCCACATCCATAGATATTGTTGTGAGCATCACAAAG CATCTTAAGCAAGCTGATGTTGCTGGAAAATTTGTTGAGTTTTTTGGGAGTGGAGTTTCCCAGCTGTCTGTAGCAGACCGAACCACAATAGCAAATATGTGTCCTGAATATGGTGCTATTCTGAGCTTTTTCCCTGTTGATAATGTGACACTGAAGCACTTAAAGCATACAG GTTTTGACAAGGCCAAGCTTGAGGTCATGGAAGCATATCTTAAAGCTGTGAAGTTATTTAGAAATGATGAGAGTTCTTCCAGAGAACCTGAGTATTCCCAG gtagtgCAAATTAGTCTAAGTTCTATAATTCCATATGTCAGTGGCCCGAAGAGGTCCCAAGACAGAGTGGCTGTTAATAACATGAAAAGTGACTTCCAAGCCTGCTTAAATGAAAAG TCTGGTGTTAAAGGGTTTCAGATTGCAGCTGAGAAACAGAATGACGTTGTACCTGTTCAGTATGAAGGAAATGAATACAAGCTCTCTCATGGCTGCATTGTCATTGCTGCAGTAATCAGCTGTACAAATAATTGTAATCCATCTGTCATGCTTGCTGCAG gactCTTGGCCAAGAAAGCTGTTGAAGCTGGCCTAGCAGTTAAGCCCTACATAAGAACAAGTTTATCACCAGGCAGTGGAATGGTTACACATTACCTCAGTTCAAGTGGAGTATTACCGTACCTCAGTAAGCTTGG GTTTGAGGTTGTTGGTTATGGGTGTTCAACCTGTGTTGGAAACACTGCCCCCTTGCCAGAAGCCATCAGGAATGCAATAAAACAG GGTGATATAATTGCCTGTGGAGTATTGTCTGGAACAAAGAACTTTGAAGGACGTCTCTGTGACTGTGTCCGTGCCAACTACCTTGCTTCACCACCGCTAGTAGTTGCTTATGCTATTGCAGGCACTGTTAGAATAGACTTCGAAACTGAGCCTTTGG GCACTGGCTTTAATGGCAAAAGTATTTACTTACGAGATATTTGGCCCACCCGAAAAGAACTTCACACAGTGGAGGAAGAGTGTGTGATATCATCCATGTTTaaggaattgaaagaaaaaatggag AAAGGAAACAAACGATGGAATTTACTGGAAGCACCTGAGTCAACTTTATTTCCCTGGGATTTAAAATCTACTTATATTAGATGTCCTTCCTTTTTTGATAAACTT GCCAAAGAACCGGTTTCACCACAACCAATTGAAAATGCCCATGTCTTGCTCTATTTGGGAGATTCTGTAACAACAGATCACATATCCCCTGCTGGAAGCATTGCAAGGAGTAGTGCTGCTGCTAAGTATCTGACTAACAAAGG ACTTACACCTCGTGAATTCAACTCTTACGGAGCTCGAAGAGGTAATGATGCTGTGATGACAAGAGGTACCTTTGCAAATATCAAGCTTCTGAATAAGTTCATAGGAAAACCAGCTCCTAAAACAATTCACTTTCCATCAGGACAAACA CTAGATGTGTTTGAAGCAGCAGAACTGTACCAGAGAGAAGGCACACCTGTAATTATTCTTGCAGGAAAGAAGTATGGACTGGGTAGCTCAAGAGACTGGGCTGCAAAAGGGCCTTTTTTACTG GGTGTTAAAGCTGTCCTAGCCGAAAGCTATGAGAAGGTTCATAGAAGTCAGTTGATTGGAATTGGCATAGCTCCACTTCAGTTTCTTCCTGGTGAAAATCCAAGTGCTTTGGGTCTCACTGGCAGAGAACAATTTTCTATATTGTTTCCTCCAGAGCTGTCACCCGGAATGACTTTGGATATTAAG acaagCACTGGAAAAGTATTCAGCGTGATTGCCTTGTTTGAAAACGATATGGAGATAACTTTATACAAATATGGTGGAAGTCTAAACTTTGTGGCTCGAAGATTCTTATAG
- the HYKK gene encoding hydroxylysine kinase isoform X1, translated as MSGSGRETSGACRGTMSSGNDCQPQTFTKPAFGEKEATELVDKVFGLKVSWIRPLPSYDDQNFHVCVSRSKGVAEGADEYVLKITNSADSQEPDLIEAQTQAMLFLSAEGFPSATPYLTKDGNIMSLEPDTGPGNKKYMVRLLTYLPGTPVAKIATNTQILYEVGKLAASLDKALSEKFHHPSVKSLHRGQFIWNLANVPLLDQYIHALGQNKYREVVQRVIEQFKGEVIPKLSSFRACINHGDLNDHNILVDSSSASLEDPQYRVSGILDFSDMSYGYYVFEVAIAIMYMMVESPDPLSVGGHVLAGFESVLPLTEEERGALFLLVSGRFSQSLVIAAHTALLYPENKEYLMITAKTGWKHLMKMFEVGQAAVEKAWFETAEAYVEHAPAK; from the exons ATGAGCGGGAGCGGGCGAGAGACGAGCGGGGCCTGTAG AGGCACGATGTCTTCCGGAAATGACTGTCAACCCCAGACGTTCACCAAACCAGCATTTGGTGAAAAAGAAGCGACTGAATTGGTTGACAAGGTGTTTGGATTAAAGGTGTCTTGGATCAGGCCGCTCCCCAGCTATGACGATCAGAATTTCCATGTGTGTGTCTCAAGAAGCAAAGGTGTGGCTGAAGGTGCTGATGAGTACGTCCTCAAAATCACCAATTCGGCAGACAGCCAGGAGCCCGACCTCATTGAAGCACAGACCCAGGCCATGTTGTTTCTCAGCGCTGAAGGCTTTCCTTCAGCTACTCCTTATCTTACAAAAGATGGGAACATCATGTCTCTGGAGCCAG ATACTGGACCTGGGAACAAAAAGTACATGGTCAGATTGCTGACTTACCTGCCAGGTACGCCTGTAGCAAAAATTGCTACAAATACTCAGATTTTGTATGAGGTTGGTAAACTAGCTGCCAGTTTGGATAAAGCGCTCTCAGAG aaattCCATCACCCATCAGTAAAAAGCCTGCATCGAGGTCAGTTCATTTGGAACCTGGCAAACGTTCCTCTTCTAGATCAATACATTCATGCTTTGGGCCAGAACAAATATCGTGAAGTTGTGCAACGAGTTATTGAGCAGTTTAAAGGGGAAGTAATACCCAAGCTAAGCAGTTTTCGAGCCT GTATCAATCATGGAGATCTTAATGACCACAACATTCTAGTAGACTCCAGTTCTGCTTCCCTGGAGGATCCTCAGTACAGAGTGTCTGGCATCCTGGATTTTAGTGACATGAGTTATGGGTATTATGTGTTTGAAGTCGCAATAGCTATCATGTACATGATGGTTGAAAGCCCAGATCCTCTGAGTGTTGGAGGGCATGTTCTGGCAGGGTTTGAAAGCGTCCTGCCCCTcacagaggaggagagaggagcccTCTTTCTCTTGGTGAGCGGGAGGTTTTCTCAGTCCCTTGTCATAGCAGCCCACACGGCTCTGCTGTACCCAGAGAATAAGGAGTACCTCATGATCACCGCCAAAACGGGATGGAAACACTTAATGAAAATGTTTGAGGTGGGCCAAGCAGCTGTGGAGAAGGCATGGTTTGAGACTGCCGAAGCGTATGTGGAACACGCACCTGCCAAGTAG
- the HYKK gene encoding hydroxylysine kinase isoform X2, whose translation MSSGNDCQPQTFTKPAFGEKEATELVDKVFGLKVSWIRPLPSYDDQNFHVCVSRSKGVAEGADEYVLKITNSADSQEPDLIEAQTQAMLFLSAEGFPSATPYLTKDGNIMSLEPDTGPGNKKYMVRLLTYLPGTPVAKIATNTQILYEVGKLAASLDKALSEKFHHPSVKSLHRGQFIWNLANVPLLDQYIHALGQNKYREVVQRVIEQFKGEVIPKLSSFRACINHGDLNDHNILVDSSSASLEDPQYRVSGILDFSDMSYGYYVFEVAIAIMYMMVESPDPLSVGGHVLAGFESVLPLTEEERGALFLLVSGRFSQSLVIAAHTALLYPENKEYLMITAKTGWKHLMKMFEVGQAAVEKAWFETAEAYVEHAPAK comes from the exons ATGTCTTCCGGAAATGACTGTCAACCCCAGACGTTCACCAAACCAGCATTTGGTGAAAAAGAAGCGACTGAATTGGTTGACAAGGTGTTTGGATTAAAGGTGTCTTGGATCAGGCCGCTCCCCAGCTATGACGATCAGAATTTCCATGTGTGTGTCTCAAGAAGCAAAGGTGTGGCTGAAGGTGCTGATGAGTACGTCCTCAAAATCACCAATTCGGCAGACAGCCAGGAGCCCGACCTCATTGAAGCACAGACCCAGGCCATGTTGTTTCTCAGCGCTGAAGGCTTTCCTTCAGCTACTCCTTATCTTACAAAAGATGGGAACATCATGTCTCTGGAGCCAG ATACTGGACCTGGGAACAAAAAGTACATGGTCAGATTGCTGACTTACCTGCCAGGTACGCCTGTAGCAAAAATTGCTACAAATACTCAGATTTTGTATGAGGTTGGTAAACTAGCTGCCAGTTTGGATAAAGCGCTCTCAGAG aaattCCATCACCCATCAGTAAAAAGCCTGCATCGAGGTCAGTTCATTTGGAACCTGGCAAACGTTCCTCTTCTAGATCAATACATTCATGCTTTGGGCCAGAACAAATATCGTGAAGTTGTGCAACGAGTTATTGAGCAGTTTAAAGGGGAAGTAATACCCAAGCTAAGCAGTTTTCGAGCCT GTATCAATCATGGAGATCTTAATGACCACAACATTCTAGTAGACTCCAGTTCTGCTTCCCTGGAGGATCCTCAGTACAGAGTGTCTGGCATCCTGGATTTTAGTGACATGAGTTATGGGTATTATGTGTTTGAAGTCGCAATAGCTATCATGTACATGATGGTTGAAAGCCCAGATCCTCTGAGTGTTGGAGGGCATGTTCTGGCAGGGTTTGAAAGCGTCCTGCCCCTcacagaggaggagagaggagcccTCTTTCTCTTGGTGAGCGGGAGGTTTTCTCAGTCCCTTGTCATAGCAGCCCACACGGCTCTGCTGTACCCAGAGAATAAGGAGTACCTCATGATCACCGCCAAAACGGGATGGAAACACTTAATGAAAATGTTTGAGGTGGGCCAAGCAGCTGTGGAGAAGGCATGGTTTGAGACTGCCGAAGCGTATGTGGAACACGCACCTGCCAAGTAG